The Proteiniphilum propionicum genome contains the following window.
GGATTTAGAGCCATCTGAGAAATAAAATAATACTTCCAGTCAATTAGTTCAGTAGAGGAATATCCGCATAAAAAGCTCTCAAAGTCAAGAACTTTAATATTATTATGCTCTAATGCCAACTCATGTAAAGTTGAGTTGTAATATTTAACAGCTTCTTTAATATCATTTGCCCCAGTTATTGTGTTGATGCTATAAATATCACTTAAAGTAAAAATGATAAAAGTTTTACTTGAAGGAATTCTTGAAATTGTAAGCTTCAATAAATCAATATAATTTCTAATTTCAGCAGAAATTACCTTATTATCTGTTTTAATTGGAGCAAGATAAAACCAAATGTATCTTTCAGCATCTAGATCAATAAAAGAAATATCTTCATACCCAGAAAAAGAGGTTTTATAATTACTAAAAAACCTCTCAATCGTCATATTCCTAAAAATAAAAAACTCCATATATCTAATCTTGACTAACCAATTCAATTAAGCCCACCGACTTATTATATAAATAACAAATCAACTTATTATTAAGTGCTACAGCCGGTACTGGTTTAAAAAGTGCTACAAATTTCTTTTTTCTTAACTCTAATATTGCAGAATCAATATCATTAACTTCATAACAAATATGATAGGGTGAAACACCTGATTTGTCGAGAGTATTAACAACAGGTGATTCCTCATCAATTGGGGCAACTAATTCTATTAGTGGGAACTGTTCTCTTCTTAAGAAAGCAATACGAGCATTTTGAATTAGGTCGTTACAAATATCAGTAAGTTCCCAACCCGATGAAATATAATATTCTGCAGTTAACATTATATCTTTCACGGCATATCCAATGTGGTGAAATCTACAGTTTTCTAACATAGTTTAATATTCTATTACAGGTGAAATATTGCAATCATTAAGTGATAGAAGTGCTGTACCCCAAGAAAGTCCCGCTCCGAAACCACAAATAACTACTTTATCACTTGTTCTAGATTTAATTTCAGATGAGATAGTCAAAGGAATAGAGGCTGAACTTGTATTACCATATTTTTGCAAACAATATGGAACTCTTTCAAGTGGATATTTTATCCTTTTAATTATAAAGTCTGTCATAAATTTGTTTGCTTGATGCAATACAATGTTATCCACTTCATTTATTTCAACATTGCCAACTTTGCAAATTTCCTTAATACTTTTTGGAACAACACTTAATGCAAAATTAAAAACATCCATTCCATCCATGTACACTTCAGTTTCAGATCTAATATTTCCATCCTCAACTTCCTTTTCTAAAACATTTTCAGAATTAGCAGGATATTTTGCCCCTCCAGCCTTTATTTTAACTGCATCTTCTCCTCCTCCATCTGAATAAAGCGAAAAATACATAGAACCATTTGTACTTTTTTCAATTAAAGTTGCTGTTCCTGCATCACCATATAAAGGAGCATTAACTTTATCTTTCTTATTTACAATTTTTGAAAACGTTTCTCCAACTAATAATAAAACTCTATTAATTCCTTCCTGCGAAACATAGGCCATGGCAGTAGACAAACCATAGACATAACCAGAACAACCCAATGATAAATCCAATGAAGCAGTTGATGTAGGTAAACTTAATTTATGCTGTATTATTGGTGCAGTTGCAGGTATTTTATAATCTGGAGATTGGCTTAAAAACAGAACCAAATCTATTGATTCTCTTTCTATGTAATTATCTTCAATTAATTTTTCTGCAGCTTTAATGCATAAATCAGATGGTGTGACATTTTCATCAACATACCTTTTCTCTCTTATCC
Protein-coding sequences here:
- a CDS encoding VOC family protein; this translates as MLENCRFHHIGYAVKDIMLTAEYYISSGWELTDICNDLIQNARIAFLRREQFPLIELVAPIDEESPVVNTLDKSGVSPYHICYEVNDIDSAILELRKKKFVALFKPVPAVALNNKLICYLYNKSVGLIELVSQD
- a CDS encoding 3-oxoacyl-ACP synthase III family protein — its product is MAIIKYKNVKISAISACVPKNVSRNSALSYLIPEEEIEKTINSIGIREKRYVDENVTPSDLCIKAAEKLIEDNYIERESIDLVLFLSQSPDYKIPATAPIIQHKLSLPTSTASLDLSLGCSGYVYGLSTAMAYVSQEGINRVLLLVGETFSKIVNKKDKVNAPLYGDAGTATLIEKSTNGSMYFSLYSDGGGEDAVKIKAGGAKYPANSENVLEKEVEDGNIRSETEVYMDGMDVFNFALSVVPKSIKEICKVGNVEINEVDNIVLHQANKFMTDFIIKRIKYPLERVPYCLQKYGNTSSASIPLTISSEIKSRTSDKVVICGFGAGLSWGTALLSLNDCNISPVIEY